Proteins from a single region of Aythya fuligula isolate bAytFul2 chromosome 3, bAytFul2.pri, whole genome shotgun sequence:
- the FBXO5 gene encoding F-box only protein 5 isoform X1: MLIHHSEKDTNKAMKSNISHSFKMKCDFGCTSLRTGFVPSKSAGKTRLEESCPSNYEEGLCKSCAEEHQKILLSESYPAAPRNLDVEDEGRPVHNKENKQINQRLDEGICEVEALENSKLNEDSGYSSMLSNQFSDTIEHEDSIPLAGNLCGTPEHCLLKNQNQVQFSKKTLLPIIHYEEMICSTLKKSGKRNLKSWTAVDRICFRGKFEFHNLIGKKMGLDRIDILDELFQKNLKHILANILRHLSDMDLINFAKVSTMWKKILQEDKWAFQMYSKAVKNLSDGTKTSEHAATRDYILYRAALASVQRATLPNSLSKKGSRSKASKNHSRLMEFSEAAKTLKNTESLKVCHRCGSPAKYDSYLQRATCNYEGCGFDFCTRCMCCYHSSSDCVSGKPVKSNSKMGPLPGTKKSKQNLRRL; this comes from the exons ATGTTGATACACCACTCTGAAAAG GATACAAACAAAGCAATGAAATCGAATATTAGCCactctttcaaaatgaaatgcgATTTTGGTTGTACATCTCTTCGCACTGGGTTCGTGCCATCAAAGTCTGCTGGAAAAACAAGACTGGAAGAGTCCTGCCCCTCAAATTATGAGGAAGGATTGTGTAAAAGCTGTGCTGAAGAGcatcagaaaatactccttagTGAATCAtatcctgcagcccccagaaaTCTAGATGTTGAAGATGAAGGAAGGCCTGTacataacaaagaaaacaaacaaataaaccaaagaCTCGATGAAGGGATCTGTGAAGTGGAGGCACTGGAAAATAGTAAACTTAACGAGGACAGTGGTTATTCCTCTATGTTAAGTAATCAATTTAGTGATACAATAGAACATGAAGATAGTATACCCTTGGCTGGAAATCTCTGTGGCACACCAGAGCATTGTCTTTTGAAGAACCAAAACCAAGTACAGTTTTCAAAGAAGACTTTGTTGCCAATAATCCATTATGAAGAAATGATTTGCTCAACTTTGAAAAAAAGTGGTAAAAGAAATCTCAAATCTTGGACTGCTGTAGACAGAATTTGTTTTAGGGGAAAGTTTGAATTTCACAACCtaattggaaagaaaatgggGTTAGATAGAATAGACATTCTTGATGAACTCTTTCAAAAGAACCTGAAGCATATATTAGCAAACATCTTAAGGCATCTCAGTGACATGGACTTAATAAA TTTTGCCAAAGTCAGCACAATGTGGAAGAAGATTCTGCAAGAAGATAAATGGGCTTTCCAAATGTACAGTAAAGCTGTGAAAAACCTTTCT gATGGTACTAAGACATCAGAACATGCTGCAACAAGGGACTACATTCTCTACCGGGCGGCTTTAGCTTCAGTTCAGAGAGCAACTCTGCCAAACAGCCTAAGTAAAAAAGGCAGCAGATCCAAAGCATCTAAGAATCACAGTAGGCTCATGGAGTTTTCAGAG gcTGCCAAGActttgaaaaacactgaaagcctTAAAGTCTGCCATCGCTGTGGCTCACCTGCAAAGTATGACTCCTACCTGCAAAGAGCAACGTGCAATTATGAAGGCTGTGGCTTTGACTTCTGCACAAGATGCATGTGTTGCTACCACAGCTCCAGTGACTGTGTGAGCGGCAAGCCAGTAAAATCAAACTCTAAGATGGGGCCACTTCCCGGGactaagaaaagcaaacagaatctGCGGCGATTATGA
- the FBXO5 gene encoding F-box only protein 5 isoform X2 → MKSNISHSFKMKCDFGCTSLRTGFVPSKSAGKTRLEESCPSNYEEGLCKSCAEEHQKILLSESYPAAPRNLDVEDEGRPVHNKENKQINQRLDEGICEVEALENSKLNEDSGYSSMLSNQFSDTIEHEDSIPLAGNLCGTPEHCLLKNQNQVQFSKKTLLPIIHYEEMICSTLKKSGKRNLKSWTAVDRICFRGKFEFHNLIGKKMGLDRIDILDELFQKNLKHILANILRHLSDMDLINFAKVSTMWKKILQEDKWAFQMYSKAVKNLSDGTKTSEHAATRDYILYRAALASVQRATLPNSLSKKGSRSKASKNHSRLMEFSEAAKTLKNTESLKVCHRCGSPAKYDSYLQRATCNYEGCGFDFCTRCMCCYHSSSDCVSGKPVKSNSKMGPLPGTKKSKQNLRRL, encoded by the exons ATGAAATCGAATATTAGCCactctttcaaaatgaaatgcgATTTTGGTTGTACATCTCTTCGCACTGGGTTCGTGCCATCAAAGTCTGCTGGAAAAACAAGACTGGAAGAGTCCTGCCCCTCAAATTATGAGGAAGGATTGTGTAAAAGCTGTGCTGAAGAGcatcagaaaatactccttagTGAATCAtatcctgcagcccccagaaaTCTAGATGTTGAAGATGAAGGAAGGCCTGTacataacaaagaaaacaaacaaataaaccaaagaCTCGATGAAGGGATCTGTGAAGTGGAGGCACTGGAAAATAGTAAACTTAACGAGGACAGTGGTTATTCCTCTATGTTAAGTAATCAATTTAGTGATACAATAGAACATGAAGATAGTATACCCTTGGCTGGAAATCTCTGTGGCACACCAGAGCATTGTCTTTTGAAGAACCAAAACCAAGTACAGTTTTCAAAGAAGACTTTGTTGCCAATAATCCATTATGAAGAAATGATTTGCTCAACTTTGAAAAAAAGTGGTAAAAGAAATCTCAAATCTTGGACTGCTGTAGACAGAATTTGTTTTAGGGGAAAGTTTGAATTTCACAACCtaattggaaagaaaatgggGTTAGATAGAATAGACATTCTTGATGAACTCTTTCAAAAGAACCTGAAGCATATATTAGCAAACATCTTAAGGCATCTCAGTGACATGGACTTAATAAA TTTTGCCAAAGTCAGCACAATGTGGAAGAAGATTCTGCAAGAAGATAAATGGGCTTTCCAAATGTACAGTAAAGCTGTGAAAAACCTTTCT gATGGTACTAAGACATCAGAACATGCTGCAACAAGGGACTACATTCTCTACCGGGCGGCTTTAGCTTCAGTTCAGAGAGCAACTCTGCCAAACAGCCTAAGTAAAAAAGGCAGCAGATCCAAAGCATCTAAGAATCACAGTAGGCTCATGGAGTTTTCAGAG gcTGCCAAGActttgaaaaacactgaaagcctTAAAGTCTGCCATCGCTGTGGCTCACCTGCAAAGTATGACTCCTACCTGCAAAGAGCAACGTGCAATTATGAAGGCTGTGGCTTTGACTTCTGCACAAGATGCATGTGTTGCTACCACAGCTCCAGTGACTGTGTGAGCGGCAAGCCAGTAAAATCAAACTCTAAGATGGGGCCACTTCCCGGGactaagaaaagcaaacagaatctGCGGCGATTATGA
- the MTRF1L gene encoding peptide chain release factor 1-like, mitochondrial isoform X2 — MEVTAGVGGQEAMLFTSEIFDMYQRYAAYKKWKFEILEYFPSEIGGLRHAVASIAGIEAYKYMKFEGGVHRVQRVPKTEKQGRIHTSTMTVAILPQPSEMKLKINPKDLRIETKRASGAGGQHVNTTDSAVRIVHIPTGVASECQQERSQIRNKEKAMQMLCAKLYNIKLEEETKKRNSVRKIQIGTKGRSEKIRTYNFPQDRITDHRISRSVHHVESFMLGEEMLDEMIQTLREHADYESLMEIISENEK; from the exons ATGGAAGTAACCGCTGGAGTTGGAGGACAGGAAGCCATGCTGTTCACGTCAGAGATATTCGATATGTATCAACGATACGCTGCCTATAAAAAGTGGAAATTTGAAATATTAGAATACTTTCCCAGTGAAATAG gtGGCCTAAGACATGCAGTTGCCAGTATAGCAGGTATTGAGGCTTACAAGTACATGAAATTTGAAGGAGGAGTGCATCGCGTACAGCGCGtgccaaagacagaaaaacaagggCGCATTCACACCAGCACAATGACTGTTGCAATATTACCCCAACCCAGTGAG atgaagctgaaaatTAATCCGAAAGATCTGCGAATAGAAACAAAGAGAGCTAGTGGAGCTGGAGGGCAGCATGTCAATACCACAGATAGTGCTGTACGGATAGTTCATATTCCAACAG GGGTTGCGTCTGAATGTCAGCAAGAAAGATCTCaaattagaaacaaagaaaaggctATGCAAATGCTTTGTGCTAAACTATACAACATTAAACTGGaagaagaaaccaaaaagaGAAATAGTGTTCGAAAGATTCAA ATTGGGACTAAAGGAAGATCAGAGAAGATCAGAACATACAACTTTCCACAGGACCGGATTACTGACCACAGGATAAGCAGATCAGTGCATCATGTTGAGAGTTTTATGTTAGGGGAAGAAATGCTAGATGAAATGATACAAACTCTGAGGGAACACGCTGATTATGAATCTTTgatggaaattatttcagaaaatgaaaaatga
- the MTRF1L gene encoding peptide chain release factor 1-like, mitochondrial isoform X1 gives MRLLSRALRAAHGCRAAALSARSYRAAPAAGSAAAGPCQPQPRRSLSGRPCLDGLFATDALSRLLEARASGEAGPALAARIQRLRDKEQELRDTRQLAGQDESEDLRKLAESEIISCEEEIAELKHQIVLLLIPSEETDNSDLVMEVTAGVGGQEAMLFTSEIFDMYQRYAAYKKWKFEILEYFPSEIGGLRHAVASIAGIEAYKYMKFEGGVHRVQRVPKTEKQGRIHTSTMTVAILPQPSEMKLKINPKDLRIETKRASGAGGQHVNTTDSAVRIVHIPTGVASECQQERSQIRNKEKAMQMLCAKLYNIKLEEETKKRNSVRKIQIGTKGRSEKIRTYNFPQDRITDHRISRSVHHVESFMLGEEMLDEMIQTLREHADYESLMEIISENEK, from the exons ATGCGGCTGCTGTCGCGAGCCCTCCGCGCGGCGCACGGCTGCCGGGCAGCGGCGCTGTCCGCCCGGAGCTACCGCGCAGCGCCCGCCGCGGGCagcgcggcggcggggccgtgccagCCGCAGCCGCGGCGCAGCCTGAGCGGCCGGCCCTGCTTGGACGGCCTGTTCGCCACCGACGCCTTGAGCCGCCTCCTGGAGGCGCGGGCGAGCGGCGAGGCGGGGCCGGCGCTGGCGGCGCGGATCCAGCGGCTGCGCGacaaggagcaggagctgcgTGACACGCGGCAGCTGGCGGGGCAAG ATGAAAGTGAAGATCTGCGGAAGCTTGCAGAAAGTGAAATCATTTCCTGTGAAGAAGAAATAGCTGAACTGAAACACCAG ATAGTATTGCTTTTGATTCCTTCAGAAGAAACAGACAACAGTGATCTTGTCATGGAAGTAACCGCTGGAGTTGGAGGACAGGAAGCCATGCTGTTCACGTCAGAGATATTCGATATGTATCAACGATACGCTGCCTATAAAAAGTGGAAATTTGAAATATTAGAATACTTTCCCAGTGAAATAG gtGGCCTAAGACATGCAGTTGCCAGTATAGCAGGTATTGAGGCTTACAAGTACATGAAATTTGAAGGAGGAGTGCATCGCGTACAGCGCGtgccaaagacagaaaaacaagggCGCATTCACACCAGCACAATGACTGTTGCAATATTACCCCAACCCAGTGAG atgaagctgaaaatTAATCCGAAAGATCTGCGAATAGAAACAAAGAGAGCTAGTGGAGCTGGAGGGCAGCATGTCAATACCACAGATAGTGCTGTACGGATAGTTCATATTCCAACAG GGGTTGCGTCTGAATGTCAGCAAGAAAGATCTCaaattagaaacaaagaaaaggctATGCAAATGCTTTGTGCTAAACTATACAACATTAAACTGGaagaagaaaccaaaaagaGAAATAGTGTTCGAAAGATTCAA ATTGGGACTAAAGGAAGATCAGAGAAGATCAGAACATACAACTTTCCACAGGACCGGATTACTGACCACAGGATAAGCAGATCAGTGCATCATGTTGAGAGTTTTATGTTAGGGGAAGAAATGCTAGATGAAATGATACAAACTCTGAGGGAACACGCTGATTATGAATCTTTgatggaaattatttcagaaaatgaaaaatga